Proteins encoded together in one Gadus chalcogrammus isolate NIFS_2021 chromosome 18, NIFS_Gcha_1.0, whole genome shotgun sequence window:
- the LOC130371856 gene encoding beta-crystallin A3-like yields MGKLSLSLSLSQIIFYEGRNFQGRHWECNSDCMDTFKHFNCCNSIRVSGGHWVGYEKPNFMGYQYILNQGEYADYHSWMGYNNCIRSCQMYPPYRGSYRMRVYNRPEMMGPMMEFMEDCPNVYDRYHHHDIFSCHIMEGYWIFYEHPNYRGRQYFMRPGEYRACSDWGCHNPMIGSFRRMRSSVFLFLQIIFYEDKNFQGRHYECSIDCSEMHSHVSRCNSIKVESGSWVAYEKSNYNGYQYQLNKGDYPDYQRWAGFNDCIRSCRMVPSYRGNFKIKVFERSDFMGQNMELSEDCPDLMERFHTRDISSLNVMEGYWMLHEHPNYRGRQYFLSPGEYRRYSEWGSSSPTFGSLRRFTEPI; encoded by the exons ctctctctctctctctctctctctcagatcatCTTCTACGAGGGCCGTAACTTCCAGGGCCGCCACTGGGAGTGCAACAGCGATTGCATGGACACCTTCAAGCACTTCAACTGCTGCAACTCCATCCGCGTCAGCGGCGGCCACTGGGTCGGGTACGAGAAGCCCAACTTCATGGGCTACCAGTACATCCTGAACCAGGGCGAGTACGccgactaccacagctggatggGCTACAACAACTGCATCCGCTCCTGCCAGATGTATCCCCCC TACAGGGGCTCCTACAGGATGAGGGTGTACAACAGGCCTGAGATGATGGGCCCGATGATGGAGTTCATGGAGGACTGCCCCAACGTGTACGACCGCTACCACCACCACGACATCTTCTCCTGCCACATCATGGAGGGCTACTGGATCTTCTACGAGCACCCCAACTACAGGGGCCGCCAGTACTTCATGCGCCCCGGCGAGTACAGGGCCTGCAGCGACTGGGGCTGCCACAACCCCATGATCGGCTCCttcaggaggatgaggagcagcgt tttcctcttcctccagatcATCTTTTACGAGGACAAGAACTTCCAGGGCCGTCACTATGAGTGCAGTATCGACTGCTCCGAGATGCACAGCCACGTCAGCCGCTGCAACTCCATCAAGGTGGAGAGCGGCAGCTGGGTGGCCTACGAGAAGTCCAACTACAACGGCTACCAGTACCAGCTGAACAAGGGCGACTACCCCGACTACCAGCGCTGGGCCGGCTTCAATGACTGCATCCGCTCCTGTCGCATGGTGCCTTCC taCCGTGGCAACTTCAAGATCAAGGTGTTCGAGCGCTCAGACTTCATGGGTCAGAACATGGAGCTGAGTGAGGACTGCCCCGACCTGATGGAGCGTTTCCACACCCGCGACATCTCCTCCCTCAATGTGATGGAGGGCTACTGGATGCTCCACGAGCACCCCAACTACAGGGGCCGCCAGTATTTCCTGAGCCCCGGCGAGTACAGGAGGTACAGCGAGTGGGGAAGCTCCAGCCCCACCTTCGGCTCTCTGAGACGCTTCACCGAGCCCATCTGA